One Vibrio tapetis subsp. tapetis DNA segment encodes these proteins:
- a CDS encoding LysE family translocator, whose protein sequence is MTFSVMIALGSAMAISAFIPGPSVFAVTSRSILLGAKHGLLTTFGVLFADYVFILFAISGLAMVSSMIGQGSVALRYAGVAYLFWMAYKAWQQPITKGEKANSTQGAWSSSLLMGFAIAIANPKAILFYMVFFPIFIDVPSLSQSDVMLVILTSTVSVGGVLAMYAILGAKIGRVVTSKNASRRFNQFSSVLLACFGILLAFGGSVG, encoded by the coding sequence ATGACATTTAGCGTAATGATTGCCCTAGGCAGCGCGATGGCCATATCCGCATTTATCCCAGGCCCCAGTGTGTTTGCTGTGACCTCGCGCTCAATACTTTTAGGCGCTAAACATGGTTTGCTGACCACTTTTGGTGTGTTATTCGCGGATTATGTATTTATCCTGTTTGCGATTTCCGGTTTGGCAATGGTGTCTTCAATGATCGGCCAAGGGTCGGTTGCTCTTAGGTATGCAGGTGTCGCCTATTTGTTTTGGATGGCATATAAAGCGTGGCAGCAACCCATCACTAAAGGTGAAAAAGCCAATTCTACACAAGGGGCGTGGTCATCCAGTTTGTTAATGGGGTTCGCTATTGCTATTGCCAACCCGAAAGCCATTTTGTTCTACATGGTGTTCTTTCCAATTTTTATTGATGTGCCTTCACTCAGCCAGTCGGATGTCATGTTGGTTATTCTGACTTCAACGGTGTCCGTCGGCGGGGTGCTGGCGATGTACGCTATCTTAGGCGCAAAAATAGGCCGAGTCGTGACCAGTAAAAATGCGAGCCGAAGATTCAACCAATTCTCCAGCGTGTTACTTGCCTGTTTTGGTATTTTACTCGCTTTTGGTGGGAGTGTTGGTTGA
- a CDS encoding GNAT family N-acetyltransferase → MTIKIRGAVKADASAILQFINDLAVYEKEPDAVLNSVKEIEDKLFGEETHAEALICEHDGEAIGFAVYFFNYSTWLGKYGLYLEDLYVAENKRGVGAGKAIMKHLAKIAVARDCGRFEWTVLDWNQKSIEFYESIGAKAQSEWIIYRMTGDELQQFAQS, encoded by the coding sequence ATGACGATTAAGATTCGCGGCGCTGTAAAGGCGGATGCAAGCGCTATTCTACAGTTTATTAATGATTTGGCCGTGTATGAAAAAGAACCTGATGCCGTACTTAATAGTGTTAAAGAAATAGAAGATAAGCTGTTTGGTGAAGAAACTCACGCCGAGGCGCTGATTTGTGAGCATGATGGTGAAGCCATCGGATTTGCAGTCTACTTTTTTAACTACTCTACATGGTTGGGTAAATATGGCTTATACCTAGAAGATCTGTATGTGGCTGAAAACAAACGTGGGGTAGGGGCAGGAAAAGCAATCATGAAGCACTTAGCCAAAATAGCGGTAGCACGTGATTGTGGAAGATTTGAATGGACGGTGCTTGATTGGAATCAGAAGTCGATTGAGTTTTATGAATCGATCGGTGCCAAAGCGCAAAGCGAATGGATTATCTACCGAATGACTGGAGATGAACTTCAGCAGTTTGCACAAAGTTGA
- a CDS encoding FecCD family ABC transporter permease, with translation MSYQLKTQLAVTITASLMFAGFISSMIAWSSFELTVDHLYQFYFSFDSSSMEQQIIGTLRAPRVYSAMLIGANLAVAGLLMQKLTSNALASPSILGLNAGAACFMALSSVGFPVLASLPTLTVAALGAVSSGFLVLLLGGFFSKKPLPLKLVLAGIAINALLVGLTRASVILADDMAYSVIQWLAGSVSSIDAQQWHKLWPISVVGFALALFNARSLNLFSLGSDVAISLGINVKRTQLLTCVAIILLTASSVSIAGPIAFVGLIVPHIAAPLIGQNLHVSIPFNALLGATLLSWSDTISRGVAFPAETPVGVITALIGTPIFIFLAARNKKI, from the coding sequence ATGAGTTATCAATTAAAAACACAACTGGCTGTGACGATCACAGCCAGTTTAATGTTTGCTGGTTTTATCTCCTCAATGATTGCTTGGTCAAGCTTCGAGTTAACCGTTGATCACCTGTATCAATTCTATTTTTCTTTTGATTCATCCAGTATGGAACAGCAAATCATTGGCACTCTAAGAGCGCCAAGGGTTTATAGCGCGATGTTAATTGGTGCGAACTTAGCGGTGGCCGGCTTGCTGATGCAAAAGTTGACTTCAAATGCATTGGCTTCACCATCCATACTCGGATTAAACGCGGGCGCTGCGTGTTTTATGGCATTAAGCAGTGTTGGGTTTCCTGTTTTGGCTTCGCTGCCAACCCTGACGGTCGCGGCGCTTGGCGCGGTCTCTAGTGGGTTCCTTGTGTTGTTATTAGGTGGTTTTTTTTCTAAAAAACCATTACCTCTTAAGTTGGTTTTAGCTGGCATTGCAATTAATGCTTTGTTGGTTGGCCTAACACGAGCGTCGGTGATCCTTGCGGATGACATGGCGTACAGCGTTATACAATGGCTCGCAGGTTCAGTTTCATCGATCGATGCTCAACAGTGGCATAAGTTGTGGCCGATCAGTGTTGTTGGGTTCGCGTTAGCTTTGTTTAACGCAAGATCCCTCAATTTGTTTTCGCTTGGGTCTGATGTTGCAATAAGTTTAGGGATCAATGTAAAGCGCACACAGTTACTGACGTGCGTTGCCATCATATTACTCACCGCTTCCAGTGTATCTATCGCGGGGCCGATTGCGTTTGTTGGGCTCATTGTTCCGCATATCGCCGCGCCTCTTATCGGTCAGAATTTACATGTATCCATTCCTTTCAACGCTTTACTTGGCGCAACACTGTTGAGTTGGTCAGATACGATTTCTAGAGGCGTGGCATTTCCTGCTGAAACTCCGGTTGGGGTGATAACAGCACTGATTGGTACGCCGATTTTTATTTTCTTGGCTGCGCGGAATAAAAAAATATGA
- a CDS encoding LysR family transcriptional regulator, which yields MGSFNNLDLNLLKVFAAIYQTGSVTQSADQLNLSQSACSHALTRLRERLNDELFIRVENKMLPTEYARHLAPNILPALVQLNQGLESSRPFCAQDRHVFRIAATDYTSWCMQPFLSSISQHYPNIDIEFLQLEQRLPVEELKQGDIDLVCGFSHQEESNEALEHLIWFEDKYVNVRCQQHPVQDALTLEQFLVFPHVLITPWNEPRGIIDFSLAQIKKKRRIGLKTASVLAAPHFVIDTPNLLSIPSRYADHVCQTLPLITDVLPLPVPNYQLMLYWHRTLSKSPKLEWFIQQFSAFHQSNLVSMQT from the coding sequence ATGGGTAGTTTTAATAATCTCGACCTTAACTTACTTAAAGTCTTTGCTGCTATCTATCAAACAGGCTCGGTTACGCAAAGCGCAGATCAACTAAACCTAAGTCAGTCCGCTTGCAGCCATGCTCTCACCCGATTAAGAGAGCGACTAAATGATGAGCTGTTCATTCGAGTGGAAAATAAAATGCTGCCGACCGAGTATGCTCGTCATCTAGCTCCAAATATTTTGCCAGCCTTGGTTCAACTCAACCAAGGGCTCGAATCTTCACGGCCGTTTTGTGCTCAAGACAGACACGTATTTCGAATTGCCGCCACGGATTACACATCGTGGTGTATGCAACCCTTTCTCTCGTCAATAAGCCAACATTACCCGAACATTGATATTGAGTTTCTTCAGCTAGAGCAACGCTTGCCCGTAGAGGAATTAAAGCAAGGTGATATTGATTTGGTGTGTGGTTTCTCTCATCAAGAAGAATCGAACGAAGCGTTAGAGCATCTCATTTGGTTTGAGGATAAATACGTAAATGTTCGCTGTCAGCAACACCCAGTTCAAGATGCACTAACGTTAGAGCAGTTTTTAGTTTTCCCGCACGTTTTGATTACGCCATGGAATGAGCCCCGTGGCATCATTGACTTTTCATTGGCTCAGATAAAAAAGAAACGACGTATCGGACTCAAAACAGCCAGCGTATTAGCCGCTCCTCATTTCGTCATTGATACCCCTAATTTATTATCGATACCGAGCCGATACGCAGATCACGTTTGCCAAACACTGCCACTGATTACTGATGTACTGCCTTTACCAGTACCTAACTACCAATTGATGCTTTACTGGCACAGAACCTTGTCAAAGTCACCAAAGCTAGAATGGTTTATTCAGCAGTTTTCTGCGTTTCATCAGTCAAACCTAGTCAGCATGCAAACATAG
- a CDS encoding sugar O-acetyltransferase, with protein sequence MNEKQKMLAGLNYDPSDCTLSADRSSAESACYELNQSHPINSNRGAIISRLLGYETNASLNVPFYCDYGYNIHLGQNFYANHGCTFLDCNTISIGDNCLLGPGVVIATATHPLDPTERSSGLESALPIRLGHDVWLGANVTVCPGVTIGDNVVVGAGSVVVKDLPSNTICVGNPAKVLRENPPKTSK encoded by the coding sequence ATGAACGAAAAACAAAAAATGTTGGCTGGCCTAAACTATGACCCTTCGGATTGCACTCTTAGTGCCGATAGATCAAGTGCGGAAAGTGCGTGCTATGAGTTAAACCAGAGCCACCCAATAAACAGCAATCGCGGAGCGATAATAAGCCGATTGCTGGGATACGAGACCAATGCCAGCCTAAACGTGCCTTTTTATTGTGATTATGGCTACAACATTCATTTAGGTCAGAACTTTTATGCCAATCACGGCTGTACGTTTTTAGACTGCAATACCATCTCCATTGGTGATAATTGTCTATTAGGCCCAGGAGTCGTGATAGCAACCGCCACTCACCCGTTAGATCCTACGGAGCGCTCTAGTGGGCTTGAGTCCGCATTACCGATCCGCTTAGGTCATGATGTTTGGCTGGGCGCGAATGTCACTGTGTGTCCCGGTGTCACCATTGGTGATAATGTCGTAGTAGGGGCAGGAAGCGTTGTCGTTAAAGATTTACCATCCAATACCATTTGCGTAGGAAACCCGGCTAAGGTCTTACGCGAGAACCCGCCTAAAACCTCTAAATAG
- a CDS encoding alkaline phosphatase family protein, translating into MAMHFKGIPTKPIYWLIGSVLASCFTSTSVSADISSTPIIGGVFSSSNVLKNQVLSSLNYSTTLSRDATLFTLAGVTLDTYILSLPLDVKTKARVIAQLSNPTYSIPLGYFLYHYYDRYSGLGSEDVFKQYLSTVYDEQALKGFEHSLYQFGEKASKPEHPNEAKGHHEGIQVDQQFIANMVVIYDALFEIGVWQDMDALPESYTYLTTSPHDLDIINKIQPIIVGLINKQAQSMDEGDMKHALLAIAEDGKKENANKPNNKAQALTVTLIDFVRLNLLKAYRQFVFQDERETALNQWMQDAFDETPDTLVGFLRSQQNRRFAVQITVDGLQQGLIEGLVDPSAPFISLANQNHQQRHNTKPKHENVIEPQHEQQVRFMGILAEQTYNDPHYLPYLKRLYRDHKANISRVGISSTPTISVRNLPIIKTGANVSGKGGTGIPNFHFVDREIDRAYYFFGNDALQLDVLMADNQVQTMFERLDYLKTLNCNGQYDWNAHTTYDGLVNLGLGESLRDYGEKRCVKELQQRAKVEQALKQMRSALISDIQTYQSISGFDLFTKFAKKAEIEQSIKRYAERDGHGMPDFTLIYNPWPDHFAHFTGPFSDEILMPTGELNRLDYWLTQIEQTYRDAGVYNTTLWGMAGDHGLTPVFYALNPEKEVLTQLQAELDYPIVVQKISSDEGEGPKITNALDYPSLKHVDVVVASTAGGNFMMDFFNSESGWKVQPVYHELTNWSPIAAPEGQRIDIIDQISARLPDSLDYMVVRESRCDADNCEVRIIGNRDTQRIDELITRNGDKLFYESAQNNQHTELLSLQQLNPYLPKPSDADFAQYSALIDKCINRATKSDIYSWCSTQEWKQVTRLTPRPDSVNQLANIYLEDRAGTVNLFPKAGIGFNTKVPGRHAGEDYLEKDAFLGFWGAPIGVNSTPLTIEENGSLAPTLFEYLTGETVISGENGWGFPSLLDKLDIPHSRN; encoded by the coding sequence ATGGCTATGCATTTTAAGGGAATACCTACCAAACCAATTTATTGGCTAATCGGTAGCGTTTTAGCATCTTGTTTCACCAGCACCTCCGTTTCTGCCGACATCTCGTCCACCCCTATCATCGGCGGCGTATTCAGTTCGAGTAATGTGCTCAAAAACCAAGTGTTATCGTCACTCAATTACTCAACGACCTTAAGCCGTGATGCCACCCTATTTACCCTCGCAGGCGTGACGCTAGACACTTACATTCTGTCTTTGCCTCTTGACGTCAAAACCAAAGCGCGTGTGATCGCTCAATTATCTAACCCCACATATTCCATTCCTTTAGGGTACTTTCTATATCACTATTACGATCGTTATAGCGGCTTAGGCAGTGAAGACGTCTTCAAACAATACCTATCAACGGTCTATGACGAGCAAGCATTAAAAGGCTTTGAACATAGCCTGTATCAATTTGGTGAAAAGGCGTCAAAGCCTGAGCATCCAAACGAAGCCAAAGGCCACCATGAGGGCATCCAGGTTGATCAGCAGTTTATCGCTAATATGGTGGTGATCTACGATGCGTTGTTTGAAATTGGTGTTTGGCAAGATATGGATGCCTTACCCGAGTCCTATACCTACTTGACCACTAGCCCTCACGACCTTGACATCATTAACAAGATTCAACCTATTATTGTCGGGCTCATCAATAAACAGGCTCAGAGTATGGATGAGGGGGACATGAAGCATGCCCTTCTTGCCATTGCCGAAGACGGCAAAAAGGAAAACGCCAACAAACCGAATAACAAAGCGCAAGCGCTAACGGTCACCTTAATTGACTTCGTTCGATTAAACTTGCTAAAGGCCTATCGCCAATTCGTATTCCAAGATGAGCGAGAAACTGCGCTTAACCAATGGATGCAAGATGCTTTTGACGAGACACCAGACACCCTTGTTGGGTTTTTACGCTCTCAACAAAACAGACGTTTTGCGGTGCAGATAACCGTCGATGGTCTACAGCAGGGTCTCATCGAAGGTCTGGTTGATCCAAGCGCACCTTTTATATCGCTGGCAAATCAGAATCATCAGCAAAGGCATAACACCAAACCAAAACACGAGAACGTCATCGAACCTCAACATGAACAGCAAGTTCGCTTCATGGGAATTTTAGCGGAGCAAACGTATAACGACCCACACTATTTACCCTATTTGAAACGCCTTTACCGTGACCACAAAGCCAACATTTCTCGCGTTGGAATTTCATCAACGCCAACCATTAGCGTGCGCAACCTACCCATAATTAAGACAGGAGCAAACGTGTCTGGCAAAGGGGGCACTGGCATTCCTAACTTCCACTTTGTCGACCGTGAAATTGACCGCGCTTACTATTTCTTCGGCAACGATGCCCTGCAGCTCGATGTATTAATGGCTGATAACCAAGTCCAAACTATGTTTGAACGATTGGATTATCTAAAAACGCTGAACTGTAACGGACAATACGACTGGAATGCGCACACCACTTATGATGGCTTGGTCAATCTAGGGCTTGGAGAGTCGCTGCGAGACTATGGTGAGAAGCGCTGTGTTAAAGAACTACAGCAACGGGCTAAAGTTGAACAAGCATTGAAGCAAATGCGCTCTGCATTAATCAGTGACATTCAAACCTATCAGTCTATTTCTGGGTTCGATCTGTTCACTAAATTCGCTAAAAAAGCAGAAATTGAACAATCTATTAAGCGCTATGCCGAGCGAGATGGCCATGGCATGCCAGACTTCACTTTAATCTACAATCCTTGGCCTGACCATTTTGCGCATTTTACAGGGCCATTTAGCGATGAGATATTAATGCCAACCGGTGAACTTAATCGGCTCGATTACTGGCTAACGCAAATAGAGCAAACCTATCGCGATGCGGGTGTATACAATACAACTCTGTGGGGAATGGCCGGAGATCATGGGTTAACTCCCGTGTTCTATGCCCTTAATCCAGAAAAAGAAGTGCTCACCCAACTTCAAGCGGAGCTAGATTATCCAATCGTGGTACAAAAAATTTCATCTGATGAAGGAGAAGGCCCTAAAATCACCAACGCGTTAGACTACCCAAGTTTAAAACACGTAGACGTGGTTGTCGCTTCAACGGCAGGTGGTAACTTTATGATGGATTTCTTTAATTCTGAAAGCGGCTGGAAAGTTCAACCTGTGTATCACGAGTTAACAAATTGGTCTCCTATCGCGGCACCTGAAGGTCAACGTATCGATATTATTGACCAAATCAGCGCTCGTTTGCCCGATTCACTGGATTACATGGTCGTAAGGGAAAGTCGCTGTGACGCCGACAATTGTGAAGTACGAATTATTGGTAACCGCGATACCCAACGTATCGATGAACTGATCACACGAAACGGTGATAAGTTGTTCTATGAATCGGCTCAAAATAACCAACACACTGAGCTACTCAGCCTACAACAGCTTAACCCTTACTTACCCAAACCAAGCGATGCAGATTTTGCACAATACTCAGCTCTGATCGATAAGTGCATTAACCGCGCGACCAAGTCCGATATCTACTCTTGGTGTAGTACTCAGGAATGGAAACAAGTCACTCGGTTAACGCCAAGACCTGACTCCGTCAATCAGCTGGCCAATATTTATTTGGAAGATCGTGCCGGTACGGTCAATCTATTTCCCAAAGCAGGCATAGGTTTTAATACCAAGGTGCCAGGGCGTCACGCTGGGGAAGATTATTTAGAAAAAGATGCATTCTTAGGGTTCTGGGGAGCACCGATTGGCGTTAATTCAACACCGCTAACCATAGAAGAAAACGGTTCACTAGCACCGACACTGTTTGAGTACCTAACAGGAGAAACCGTCATCTCCGGAGAAAACGGATGGGGCTTCCCCTCTCTGCTTGATAAGTTGGATATTCCTCACTCCAGAAATTAG
- a CDS encoding FecCD family ABC transporter permease translates to MRRYPFLILLGSLIVVAVASLFIGAANLTYSEVVTTLLDGGEHDFIVNQYRLPRLILAVLVGAGLGLSGAIVQGVIRNPLASPDLMGISAGAGLFATGLLVVMPDAPDSYLPLAAVSGGVFAALVIWFITRLSKPTPARLALIGISISAFLGSMIDFLLVVHPIEINTAMIWLTGSLWGRNWEQVPYIMVALTVLVPAAWWLAWKLNVMSLGEDNATSLGVTPKRVQVTALSVAVVLSSVSVSICGTISFVGLLAPHLSRLIVGHDHKRLLPCAAMVGGLLVLISDGLARGIQPPVELPAGVLTSLIGAPYFIFLLRRYKGW, encoded by the coding sequence ATGAGGCGATATCCGTTTTTGATATTACTTGGCTCTTTGATCGTCGTTGCGGTTGCGAGTCTATTTATAGGCGCAGCGAACCTGACGTATTCTGAGGTTGTAACGACGCTTTTAGATGGCGGTGAACATGACTTTATCGTCAATCAATACCGGTTGCCTAGGCTGATACTGGCGGTTTTAGTTGGTGCAGGCCTTGGTTTGTCGGGTGCGATTGTACAAGGGGTGATACGTAATCCGCTTGCGTCACCAGATTTGATGGGGATAAGTGCCGGTGCCGGGCTGTTTGCTACGGGTCTATTGGTTGTTATGCCTGATGCTCCTGATAGCTACTTGCCGTTAGCGGCGGTGAGTGGAGGAGTGTTTGCTGCTCTTGTTATCTGGTTTATTACTCGTTTGTCTAAACCAACACCGGCTCGCTTAGCGTTAATTGGAATTTCAATCAGTGCTTTTCTTGGCAGCATGATCGATTTCTTGTTGGTTGTGCATCCCATTGAAATCAATACCGCCATGATCTGGCTAACGGGCAGTTTATGGGGACGTAATTGGGAGCAAGTTCCTTACATCATGGTAGCGCTCACGGTTCTTGTGCCCGCCGCATGGTGGCTAGCATGGAAGCTCAACGTGATGTCTCTAGGTGAAGACAACGCGACGTCATTAGGTGTTACACCGAAACGAGTTCAAGTCACGGCGTTAAGTGTTGCGGTGGTTTTGTCCAGCGTCAGTGTTTCTATTTGCGGAACCATCAGTTTTGTTGGCCTATTGGCTCCTCATCTTTCTAGGCTCATTGTTGGCCATGATCACAAGCGCTTGCTGCCTTGTGCTGCGATGGTCGGCGGTTTATTGGTGTTAATCTCAGATGGTTTAGCTCGGGGCATTCAACCACCTGTTGAATTGCCAGCAGGGGTACTGACTTCTCTTATCGGTGCTCCTTATTTCATTTTCTTATTGCGTAGATATAAGGGCTGGTAA
- the fecE gene encoding Fe(3+) dicitrate ABC transporter ATP-binding protein FecE, with protein MLNVNNVSIKYDQTTIIDGLSLAIPENKITALIGPNGCGKSTLLKALCRINPLSQGSIELEGRALAHYPDAQLATKIALLPQILECPEGITVKQLVEFGRSPHISRWVGLKDEDHQHVAKAMEQTGVLEFAHRPVDSLSGGQRQRAWIAMVVAQNTDIVMLDEPTTYLDLSHQVELMNLMQELNRLGKTIIVVLHDLNQACRYSDHLVVLKSGELITQGKPDEVFNEKLLLEVFDLEAKIMKDPVSNSPMCIPI; from the coding sequence ATGCTGAACGTAAATAATGTCTCCATCAAGTACGATCAAACAACCATTATCGACGGTTTGTCTTTGGCTATTCCAGAAAACAAAATTACCGCATTGATTGGCCCAAATGGTTGCGGGAAATCGACATTACTCAAAGCACTATGCCGAATTAATCCGTTAAGTCAGGGTTCTATCGAATTAGAAGGGAGGGCACTCGCACATTACCCTGATGCTCAGTTAGCCACCAAGATTGCGCTATTGCCGCAAATCTTAGAATGCCCGGAAGGGATAACCGTTAAGCAATTGGTGGAATTTGGACGCTCTCCACACATATCGCGATGGGTAGGGCTTAAAGATGAAGACCATCAACATGTGGCCAAAGCAATGGAGCAAACTGGCGTGCTGGAATTTGCGCATCGTCCAGTGGATTCGCTTTCAGGAGGGCAGAGGCAGCGAGCTTGGATAGCAATGGTTGTCGCTCAAAATACGGACATTGTCATGCTAGATGAGCCCACTACGTATTTGGATTTGTCTCATCAGGTGGAATTGATGAATTTAATGCAAGAACTGAATCGATTGGGGAAAACGATCATCGTGGTGCTACATGATCTCAATCAGGCGTGTCGGTACAGCGATCATTTGGTGGTACTGAAAAGCGGTGAATTGATCACTCAGGGGAAACCGGATGAAGTGTTTAATGAGAAACTGTTGTTAGAGGTTTTTGATTTGGAAGCTAAAATCATGAAAGATCCCGTATCTAACTCACCTATGTGTATTCCGATCTAA
- a CDS encoding CCGSCS motif protein, giving the protein MALSFTNIFKKTDDKKAEEKLVQNPVSNEEASSEEKVKEAKKHGEPGVCCGSCS; this is encoded by the coding sequence ATGGCACTTTCTTTCACCAATATTTTCAAAAAAACAGACGACAAAAAAGCGGAAGAAAAACTGGTACAAAACCCAGTATCAAATGAAGAGGCATCTTCTGAAGAGAAAGTAAAAGAAGCGAAAAAACATGGCGAACCCGGTGTATGTTGCGGCTCTTGTTCTTAA
- a CDS encoding GFA family protein, giving the protein MEYQVEGSCQCGQLTYTLREKPKMVIACHCQECQKLATAPFSVTALVSADAIEFRGELKEWSRSSDSGNTNGAKFCPGCGNRVYHFNPDDLSVLKLKLKPVGLEDQTLFEPSAHVWVSEKQDWYTIPDGVKVFDKQP; this is encoded by the coding sequence ATGGAATATCAAGTGGAAGGCTCGTGTCAGTGTGGACAATTGACGTACACACTACGAGAGAAACCTAAAATGGTGATCGCATGCCATTGCCAAGAATGCCAAAAGCTTGCGACCGCCCCATTTAGCGTAACGGCCTTGGTGTCTGCTGATGCCATTGAGTTTCGTGGAGAGCTAAAGGAGTGGTCTCGCAGTTCTGATAGCGGAAATACAAATGGCGCGAAATTTTGTCCAGGTTGCGGAAATCGTGTTTACCATTTTAATCCTGATGATTTATCAGTACTGAAGCTAAAATTAAAGCCTGTTGGCCTAGAAGATCAGACTCTGTTTGAACCAAGCGCACACGTTTGGGTCAGTGAAAAGCAAGATTGGTACACGATTCCTGATGGGGTAAAGGTGTTTGATAAGCAGCCTTAA
- a CDS encoding tlde1 domain-containing protein: MKIVFSIGNGKLSLVTPCLSIVVNATSGRGECLGKGSKACQAKSFEGPLPIGVYYIKPEEVSDPNLIGDLARRSKGDWGDWRVRLHPKPATKTYGRDNFFLHGGDMKGSAGCIDIGGGVFGNTQTDKILSYIKSSQIKIELEVVE, from the coding sequence ATGAAAATTGTATTTAGTATTGGAAATGGCAAATTGTCTTTAGTTACACCTTGTTTGTCTATTGTTGTTAATGCGACAAGTGGGCGTGGTGAATGTTTGGGTAAGGGTTCGAAAGCTTGTCAGGCTAAGTCATTTGAAGGGCCTCTTCCGATAGGAGTATACTACATCAAACCGGAAGAAGTGAGTGACCCGAACTTGATTGGTGATTTGGCGAGGCGTTCGAAAGGAGATTGGGGGGATTGGCGTGTACGACTTCATCCCAAACCAGCAACTAAAACGTATGGAAGGGACAACTTTTTCTTGCATGGTGGCGATATGAAAGGTTCTGCAGGCTGTATCGACATCGGGGGAGGAGTTTTTGGTAACACGCAAACTGATAAAATACTTAGCTATATTAAGTCTAGTCAAATCAAAATTGAATTGGAAGTAGTGGAATGA
- a CDS encoding Fe(3+) dicitrate ABC transporter substrate-binding protein, whose translation MFSKGLKFNLVAAAYISLCVVFASASFAGARTVKDELGTLTIEGTPTRVVALEYSFVDALASVGVSPVGIADDKKSERVIPAVRKIINEWQSVGMRSQPSLEAIAQLKPDLIIADAERHSAVYEDLKAIAPTLILKSRGETYLENLEAAQIIGVALNKEAQMKVRIAQHKSKMATYKALFSSKDSIQFAVVTDKGMWMHGPASYAGGVISTLGLASPIPGQTEKAYIPTSFEQLLKVNPDWLLLGPYKDHTVVDDWKTNPLYDMLKAAKTEQTVYVSPELWSLNRGMMAAEGIAQNLEQLLIK comes from the coding sequence ATGTTTTCAAAGGGATTGAAATTCAATCTGGTTGCTGCGGCGTATATTAGTTTGTGTGTGGTTTTTGCATCGGCGTCATTTGCTGGCGCTCGTACAGTAAAAGATGAGTTAGGAACATTAACGATAGAAGGCACGCCAACACGTGTGGTCGCCCTTGAATATTCATTTGTTGATGCCTTGGCGTCGGTCGGCGTGTCGCCTGTTGGAATCGCCGATGACAAAAAATCGGAACGAGTGATACCTGCAGTACGCAAGATCATTAATGAGTGGCAATCTGTCGGTATGCGATCGCAGCCAAGTTTAGAAGCCATTGCTCAATTAAAGCCAGATCTCATCATTGCAGATGCAGAGCGTCATAGCGCGGTATATGAAGATTTAAAAGCCATTGCACCGACATTGATTTTAAAAAGCCGTGGCGAAACCTACCTAGAGAATTTAGAAGCAGCGCAAATCATTGGCGTCGCACTGAACAAAGAAGCGCAAATGAAAGTTCGAATTGCGCAACATAAATCCAAAATGGCGACGTATAAAGCGCTGTTCTCCAGTAAAGATTCAATCCAATTTGCGGTTGTGACAGACAAAGGGATGTGGATGCATGGCCCGGCTTCTTATGCTGGTGGGGTAATTTCTACACTGGGTCTTGCGAGTCCTATTCCTGGGCAAACAGAAAAGGCCTATATTCCAACGAGCTTCGAACAACTACTTAAAGTCAATCCAGATTGGTTATTACTCGGCCCTTACAAAGACCACACCGTGGTTGATGATTGGAAAACGAACCCACTGTACGACATGTTAAAAGCGGCGAAAACGGAACAAACGGTTTATGTGTCACCAGAATTATGGTCGCTGAATCGCGGAATGATGGCAGCAGAGGGCATAGCGCAAAATCTCGAACAATTGCTCATTAAGTAA